In a genomic window of Mesoplasma tabanidae:
- a CDS encoding 5'-3' exonuclease: protein MNTLNEKRTILIIDGYHLLHKGYYGTLKRKKLATNRDGVPINAIYTFVAKINQLVKKNNYYSIIVTLDMDEGCWRRELYPEYKAKRKETPEDLVPQKQIIREFLTAANIPWYEMPRYEADDIIGTINRIAIKLDYDVHILSNDKDIFQLVGERTTVITNSSKDDEHILIDDEKVFEKFGCHPNQVADIKALMGDPSDNIKGARYLHYAQAIELLSKYGDINNIFKHIDEINKNVAKRLNESKELILTNKRITTIQDRLPIGRINLKPIRVDWYGLSKFLKKHKMWAYVADVEKMAAEARTKNLRVNSTNEKRILKQK from the coding sequence ATGAATACATTAAATGAAAAACGCACGATATTAATTATCGACGGATATCATTTGCTACATAAGGGTTACTATGGAACTCTTAAGAGAAAAAAATTAGCAACTAATAGAGATGGTGTTCCAATCAATGCGATTTACACATTCGTTGCAAAAATTAATCAACTAGTAAAGAAAAATAACTACTATAGCATCATTGTTACTTTAGACATGGATGAGGGTTGTTGACGTCGAGAATTATATCCAGAATATAAAGCAAAAAGAAAAGAAACTCCTGAAGATTTGGTTCCACAAAAACAAATAATTAGAGAATTTTTAACTGCGGCAAATATACCATGATATGAAATGCCAAGATATGAAGCTGATGATATAATTGGAACAATTAATAGAATAGCTATAAAGTTAGATTATGATGTTCACATATTGTCAAATGATAAAGACATTTTTCAACTTGTTGGTGAAAGAACTACTGTTATTACAAATAGCAGCAAAGACGATGAACATATTTTAATTGACGATGAAAAGGTTTTTGAAAAGTTTGGATGTCATCCAAATCAAGTTGCTGACATTAAAGCACTAATGGGGGACCCAAGTGATAACATTAAAGGTGCAAGATACTTGCACTATGCACAAGCTATTGAACTATTAAGCAAATATGGAGATATAAATAATATTTTTAAACACATTGACGAAATTAATAAAAATGTTGCTAAAAGGCTTAATGAAAGTAAAGAATTAATCTTAACAAATAAAAGAATTACAACTATTCAAGATAGGTTGCCTATTGGAAGAATTAATTTAAAACCAATAAGAGTTGACTGATATGGTTTAAGTAAATTTTTAAAAAAACATAAAATGTGAGCATATGTTGCTGATGTTGAAAAAATGGCTGCTGAAGCAAGAACAAAAAATTTAAGGGTAAATTCAACAAACGAAAAACGAATTTTAAAACAAAAATAA
- a CDS encoding IMPACT family protein has translation MKTIKTKKVYSEITEIKKSKFICTVFQVNSKDELDQFLNDFSPKDARHNCYAYKIGSKTIFGGYSDDGEPKGTAGKPIFNVIEKNNLTNICILVTRYFGGIKLGAGPLTRAYTSSAANILKIVELEEINEINKLTITFKINNIKEIEIFLAKNNIEILNKNFKETTCIFELNTFEKNILEIKHLLN, from the coding sequence TTGAAAACAATAAAAACTAAAAAGGTTTATTCAGAAATTACAGAAATTAAAAAATCAAAATTTATTTGTACTGTTTTTCAAGTAAATTCTAAAGATGAATTAGATCAATTTTTAAATGACTTTTCACCAAAAGATGCAAGACATAACTGCTATGCTTACAAAATTGGCTCAAAAACAATTTTTGGTGGTTATAGTGATGATGGTGAACCTAAAGGAACAGCAGGTAAGCCCATATTCAATGTAATAGAAAAAAATAACCTGACAAATATTTGCATATTAGTTACAAGATATTTTGGCGGAATTAAACTAGGTGCAGGGCCATTAACAAGAGCTTACACTTCTAGTGCAGCGAATATTTTAAAAATTGTTGAGCTTGAAGAAATTAATGAAATTAACAAATTAACAATAACTTTCAAAATAAATAATATAAAAGAAATTGAAATTTTTTTAGCTAAAAATAATATTGAAATTCTTAACAAAAATTTTAAAGAAACAACATGTATTTTTGAACTAAATACATTTGAGAAAAATATTCTTGAAATTAAGCATTTACTTAATTAA
- the secA gene encoding preprotein translocase subunit SecA, with translation MASDKSLLRMYGKYANEILSLEPEMKKLANEDFAIKTQEFKDRIASGQDVDDLIIEAYALAREAANRVLGLNAYKVQLVGAIILHFGDIAEMRTGEGKTLTGLFPAYLNSLTGKGVHIVTVNEYLSRRDSEINGQVFDFLGITVGLNGTRMPKHLKREAYHADITYTTNAELGFDYLRDNMVIDKDHKVQRELNFAIIDEADSVLIDEARTPLIISGGSSSRINLYKAADEFAQKINEKEDIDIDLETKQVYLTETGMKKAKDFFSLDNLFALENTEIFHLILNALKAHFTFKEGVEYTVASGEVELIDQFTGRILKGRAYSDGLQQAIQAKEKVEIEEETTTLATITYQNFYRLYAKLSGMTGTAKTEEEEFIKIYNTRVVVCPTNRPVIRKDEPDFTFGTKHAALKKLIADIKTVNEIGNPILVGTTSVESSEQIARYLEKAGLHFEMINAKNHDREADIVSQAGQKHAITLATNMAGRGTDIKLSNEVKELGGLVVFGVERNEARRIDNQLRGRSGRQGDPGMSRFYISMEDDLMIRFASPRARKSFLSLGDEHIKSKFFTRAVTNAQKKLEGLNFDQRKNVLDYDNILAQQREAMYAQRDSILAAENLKVVIKKFQITVAYELIEENSELVHGEKTLNAEKLLKAIDGKLVAHKRFVAKDFYNKEKMNLAVQLAEAMLEFYKARVIDIPDDVVLQMERKNVLTSFDKYWTRHIDIASKLKAGIYLQQYAQNNPLAVYVEQATELFNKTKVYIASEVVDILSKIILRDPEQIVESQKIEITDEIIDDILATTGLSKANINNKDINAKFDELIGKANNQNDIKKLSIQRDIMLGLVIEIQKRRENSGNKTVDLGKDEIDQMLNMLEIENVGIVSREEIISKYEDKIKSCTNDEEKNLLNIAKDVILALHEQIELIKKDASSLKSVIDDDNDGGEIAKTRIG, from the coding sequence ATGGCATCAGATAAAAGTTTACTTCGTATGTATGGAAAATATGCAAATGAAATCCTTTCATTAGAACCAGAAATGAAAAAACTTGCAAATGAAGATTTTGCAATCAAAACTCAAGAATTTAAAGATAGAATAGCAAGTGGTCAAGATGTTGATGATTTGATTATTGAAGCATATGCTTTAGCTAGAGAAGCAGCAAACCGTGTTTTGGGCTTAAATGCATATAAGGTCCAATTGGTTGGGGCAATTATTTTACATTTTGGGGACATTGCTGAAATGAGAACGGGAGAAGGTAAAACACTTACAGGGCTTTTTCCTGCTTATTTAAATAGTTTAACTGGTAAAGGAGTTCATATTGTCACAGTTAATGAATACTTATCAAGACGTGACTCTGAAATTAATGGTCAAGTTTTTGATTTTTTAGGAATTACAGTTGGACTAAACGGAACTAGAATGCCTAAACACTTAAAAAGAGAAGCATATCATGCAGATATTACATATACAACAAATGCAGAATTAGGTTTTGATTATTTAAGAGATAACATGGTTATTGATAAAGATCACAAGGTTCAAAGAGAGTTGAATTTTGCTATTATTGATGAGGCTGACTCTGTTTTAATTGATGAAGCTAGAACGCCTTTAATTATTTCAGGAGGAAGTTCATCAAGAATTAATTTATATAAAGCAGCTGATGAATTTGCTCAAAAAATTAATGAAAAAGAAGATATTGATATTGATTTAGAAACAAAACAAGTTTATTTAACAGAAACAGGTATGAAAAAGGCAAAAGATTTCTTTTCATTAGATAATCTTTTTGCACTGGAAAATACTGAAATTTTTCACTTAATTTTAAATGCTCTAAAAGCCCACTTTACTTTTAAAGAAGGTGTTGAATACACAGTTGCATCTGGAGAAGTTGAACTTATTGATCAGTTTACTGGTCGTATCTTAAAAGGGCGTGCGTACTCTGATGGTTTACAACAAGCTATTCAAGCAAAAGAAAAAGTTGAAATTGAAGAAGAAACAACAACATTAGCAACTATTACTTATCAAAACTTTTATCGTTTATATGCTAAACTTTCAGGTATGACAGGTACTGCAAAAACAGAAGAAGAAGAGTTTATTAAAATTTATAATACTAGAGTTGTTGTTTGTCCAACTAATAGACCAGTTATTAGAAAAGATGAACCAGATTTCACTTTTGGTACAAAACATGCTGCTTTAAAAAAATTAATAGCAGATATTAAAACAGTCAATGAAATTGGGAATCCTATTCTTGTTGGTACAACAAGTGTTGAATCATCTGAACAAATTGCTAGATATCTTGAAAAAGCCGGATTACATTTTGAAATGATTAATGCTAAAAATCACGATAGAGAAGCAGACATTGTTTCTCAAGCTGGTCAAAAACATGCAATTACATTAGCAACTAATATGGCTGGTCGTGGAACTGATATTAAACTAAGTAATGAAGTTAAAGAACTTGGTGGGTTAGTTGTATTTGGTGTTGAGCGAAATGAAGCTAGACGTATTGATAATCAGCTAAGAGGAAGAAGTGGTCGTCAGGGAGACCCTGGTATGTCAAGATTCTATATTTCTATGGAAGATGATTTAATGATTCGTTTTGCATCTCCAAGAGCTAGAAAAAGCTTTTTAAGTTTAGGTGATGAACATATTAAATCTAAATTTTTTACAAGAGCTGTAACTAATGCTCAGAAAAAGCTTGAAGGTCTAAACTTTGATCAGCGTAAAAATGTTTTAGATTATGATAATATTTTGGCTCAACAACGTGAAGCCATGTATGCACAACGTGATTCTATTTTAGCAGCTGAAAATCTAAAAGTAGTTATTAAAAAGTTCCAAATAACAGTTGCATATGAACTAATAGAAGAAAACTCAGAACTTGTTCATGGAGAGAAAACTTTAAATGCTGAAAAATTATTGAAAGCCATTGATGGAAAACTTGTTGCACATAAAAGATTTGTAGCTAAAGATTTCTATAACAAGGAAAAAATGAATTTAGCTGTTCAACTTGCAGAAGCTATGTTGGAGTTTTATAAAGCAAGGGTTATAGATATACCTGATGATGTAGTACTTCAAATGGAAAGAAAAAATGTTTTAACTTCTTTTGATAAATACTGAACAAGACACATAGACATTGCTTCAAAACTAAAAGCAGGAATTTATTTACAACAGTATGCTCAAAACAATCCTTTAGCTGTTTATGTTGAACAAGCAACAGAATTATTTAATAAAACAAAAGTATACATTGCTTCTGAAGTAGTTGATATACTTTCAAAAATTATTTTAAGGGATCCAGAACAAATTGTTGAATCTCAAAAAATTGAAATTACAGATGAAATAATCGATGATATTTTAGCAACAACGGGTTTATCAAAAGCAAATATAAACAATAAAGATATAAATGCAAAATTTGATGAATTAATTGGCAAAGCAAATAATCAAAATGATATTAAAAAATTATCAATTCAAAGAGATATTATGTTAGGCTTAGTTATTGAAATTCAAAAACGCAGAGAAAACTCAGGAAACAAAACTGTAGATCTTGGAAAAGATGAAATTGATCAAATGCTAAATATGTTAGAAATCGAAAATGTTGGAATAGTTTCAAGAGAAGAGATTATTTCTAAATATGAAGATAAAATAAAATCATGTACTAATGATGAAGAAAAAAATCTTCTTAATATTGCTAAAGATGTAATTTTAGCATTGCATGAACAAATCGAATTAATTAAAAAAGATGCAAGCTCTTTGAAATCAGTTATCGATGATGACAATGATGGTGGAGAGATTGCCAAAACAAGAATTGGTTAG
- the uvrB gene encoding excinuclease ABC subunit UvrB has translation MKYISDKKFELKSNFKPDGDQPKAIESLLKGLKENKKHQVLLGATGTGKTFTMANIIKEINKPTLVLAHNKTLAMQLYYELMEFFPNNRVEYFVSNFDFFQPEAYKPATDLYINKDARINMELDMLRMSAMNALSISNDTIVVASVAAIYPSQDPVQYASSFFELKTGQKFSKRELLTYLVKTGYTRNDIENSPGTFSVKGDVIKVVPGWSLSAMYRFSLFDDHIEMIDMLNVVTGALIERISTVTIYPAQAYVTPEDKLKQACLNIREELAVRLNELKDEGKLLEAERLDQRTRYDLESLEEFGFCSGIENYSAHLDFRAPGETPYSLLDYFKDDFLTIIDESHIMVSQVRGMYNTDRSRKQTLVEYGFRLPSALDNRPLNFEEFTGKLKQVIYTSATPGDYELDLVNHEVVEQIIRPTGLLDPIIEVKKTEGQIEDIIEQIHERRKANEKVFITTLTIRMSEDLTNYLQERNIKVAYLHSELKTLERSEILNDLRRGVYDAVVGVNLLREGLDLPEVSLVCVLDADKQGFLRNTKSLIQTAGRAARNANGKVIFYADTISTSMQEAMDETNRRREIQQTYNKKHNIIPVTITKKINQSTLSEATKKELDNIKKQKTAKGKKQAYQKTIDDIRAEMIQAAKDLDFEKAAVLRDTIIELESKKSEVK, from the coding sequence ATGAAATATATAAGTGATAAGAAATTTGAATTAAAAAGTAATTTTAAACCTGATGGTGACCAACCAAAAGCTATTGAAAGTTTATTAAAAGGATTAAAAGAAAATAAAAAACATCAAGTTCTTTTAGGAGCGACTGGAACAGGTAAAACTTTTACAATGGCTAATATAATTAAAGAAATTAACAAACCAACTTTAGTATTAGCTCACAATAAAACTTTAGCTATGCAACTTTACTATGAGTTAATGGAATTTTTCCCAAATAATAGGGTTGAATATTTTGTTTCAAATTTCGATTTTTTCCAACCAGAAGCTTATAAACCAGCAACTGATTTATATATTAATAAAGATGCAAGAATTAATATGGAACTTGATATGTTAAGAATGAGCGCTATGAATGCTTTATCAATTTCAAACGATACAATCGTTGTAGCTTCTGTTGCTGCTATTTATCCATCACAAGATCCTGTTCAATATGCATCAAGTTTTTTTGAACTGAAAACTGGACAAAAGTTTTCAAAAAGAGAGTTGCTAACATATTTAGTTAAAACAGGTTACACAAGAAACGATATAGAAAATTCACCAGGGACATTTAGTGTAAAAGGTGATGTTATAAAAGTTGTGCCAGGTTGATCATTATCTGCAATGTACCGTTTTTCTTTATTTGATGACCATATTGAAATGATTGATATGTTAAACGTAGTTACAGGTGCATTGATTGAAAGGATATCAACAGTAACAATTTATCCTGCACAAGCATATGTAACACCTGAAGACAAATTAAAGCAAGCATGCTTAAATATTAGAGAAGAATTAGCCGTAAGACTTAATGAACTAAAAGATGAAGGTAAATTACTAGAAGCTGAAAGACTTGACCAAAGAACAAGATATGATTTAGAAAGCTTGGAAGAATTTGGATTTTGTAGTGGAATTGAAAATTATTCAGCACACTTAGATTTTAGAGCGCCAGGGGAAACACCATATTCATTGCTAGATTATTTTAAAGATGATTTTTTAACTATTATTGACGAGTCACACATAATGGTTTCTCAAGTCAGAGGTATGTACAATACAGATAGAAGTAGAAAACAAACTCTTGTTGAATATGGTTTTAGATTGCCATCAGCTTTAGATAATAGACCATTAAATTTTGAAGAGTTTACTGGAAAACTTAAACAAGTTATATATACTTCTGCAACTCCTGGAGATTATGAATTAGATCTTGTAAATCATGAAGTTGTTGAACAAATTATTAGACCAACAGGTTTATTAGATCCAATCATTGAGGTTAAAAAAACTGAAGGACAGATTGAAGATATAATTGAACAAATTCATGAGCGAAGAAAAGCAAATGAGAAAGTTTTTATAACAACACTAACAATTAGAATGAGTGAAGATTTAACAAACTATTTACAAGAAAGAAATATTAAAGTTGCTTATTTACATTCAGAATTAAAAACACTTGAAAGAAGTGAAATTTTAAACGATCTTAGACGTGGTGTTTATGATGCTGTTGTTGGTGTTAACTTATTACGTGAAGGATTAGACTTGCCTGAAGTAAGTTTAGTTTGTGTTTTAGATGCAGATAAACAAGGATTTTTAAGAAATACAAAATCTCTTATTCAAACAGCAGGAAGAGCAGCTAGAAATGCAAATGGTAAAGTTATTTTTTATGCTGATACTATTTCAACATCTATGCAAGAAGCTATGGATGAAACAAATCGTAGACGTGAAATTCAACAGACATATAATAAAAAACATAATATAATTCCTGTTACAATAACAAAGAAAATTAATCAATCAACATTAAGTGAAGCAACTAAAAAAGAACTTGATAATATTAAAAAACAAAAAACAGCAAAAGGTAAGAAACAGGCGTATCAAAAAACAATTGATGACATTAGAGCTGAAATGATTCAAGCAGCAAAAGATTTAGATTTTGAAAAAGCTGCAGTTTTAAGAGATACAATTATTGAATTAGAATCTAAAAAGAGTGAGGTAAAATAA
- the uvrA gene encoding excinuclease ABC subunit UvrA encodes MENKILIKGARENNLKNVDLEIPKNKLVVFTGLSGSGKSSLAFATIYAEGRRRYIESLSAYARQFLGGNEKPDVDSIEGLSPAISIDQKTTSHNPRSTVGTVTEIYDYLRLLYARVGTPYCVNGHGQIHAATIKEIINNIKNTTDENEQVYVLSPVARDKKGTHKDLLTKLLAEGFIRVLINGEIKMLEEEILLDKNQRHNIDIVVDRLIYHNDDEVHSRLFSAIEIALQYSNSLVKIKYPETENKEDNLFSNSYSCNICGFNIPELEPRLFSFNAPLGACGDCDGLGVRLVSDPELIIPDKTLSINQGGVVYFKNFLNTDNLEWQKFKILCDYYYIDMNLPIEQLTDKQVKAILRGSAEQIEIKLLSSSGRRYDSYDFIEGVADLIQRRYFETKSEEIRKWYTKFMSSSVCQSCDGARLNPTALSIKIADKNIFDFTKMSIQDELEFILNVELTQTQAQIANLVLTEITNRISFLNEVGLGYLDLARTATTLSGGEAQRIRLAKQIGSQLTGILYVLDEPSIGLHQRDNDKLIKTLKHLRDLGNTLIVVEHDEDTMKTADWIVDVGPQAGEHGGQITFSGTYDEILKSDTITGRYLSGKETIPVPKKRRSGNGQKIDIVGARENNLKNVNVSIPLNKFIAITGVSGSGKSTLLEDIIYKGIRKNLSRETIVTGKFSKMNGLENIDKVIFISQEPIGKTPRSNPATYTGVFDDIRDLFTNLPEAKIRGYKKGRFSFNVPGGRCEHCYGDGVITISMQFMPSVEVVCEICEGKRYNDETLQVKFKEKTIADVLNMTVETAATFFENIPSIKDKLDTILEVGLGYIRLGQSATTLSGGEAQRIKLSTYLLKKQTGKTMFLLDEPTTGLHIDDVKRLVHVLNKLVDLGNTVVAIEHNLDFIKVADHVIDLGPEGGIGGGLIVAAGTPEQVADTKGSYTGAYLKEYLYNDFSR; translated from the coding sequence ATGGAAAATAAAATACTAATTAAAGGTGCTAGAGAAAATAATTTAAAAAATGTTGATTTAGAAATACCAAAAAATAAGTTAGTTGTTTTTACAGGTTTAAGTGGTAGTGGTAAATCATCATTAGCATTTGCGACAATTTATGCTGAAGGACGAAGAAGATATATAGAATCGCTTTCAGCTTATGCAAGACAATTTTTGGGGGGTAATGAAAAACCTGATGTTGATTCAATAGAAGGACTAAGCCCTGCGATTTCAATTGACCAAAAAACTACATCTCATAACCCAAGATCAACTGTTGGAACTGTAACAGAAATTTATGATTATTTAAGATTATTATACGCAAGAGTTGGTACACCATACTGTGTTAATGGACATGGTCAAATTCATGCTGCAACAATTAAAGAAATAATTAATAACATTAAAAATACAACTGATGAAAATGAGCAAGTTTATGTTTTATCACCAGTAGCTAGAGATAAAAAAGGAACACATAAAGATTTATTAACAAAATTATTAGCTGAAGGTTTTATTAGAGTTTTAATTAATGGTGAAATTAAAATGTTGGAAGAAGAAATATTACTAGATAAAAATCAAAGACATAATATTGACATTGTTGTTGATCGTTTAATTTATCACAACGATGATGAAGTTCATTCAAGATTGTTTTCAGCGATTGAGATAGCTTTGCAATACTCAAATAGTTTAGTTAAAATTAAGTATCCTGAAACTGAAAACAAAGAAGACAATTTATTTTCAAATTCTTATTCATGTAATATTTGCGGATTTAATATACCAGAATTAGAACCAAGATTATTTTCATTTAATGCGCCTTTAGGAGCTTGCGGTGATTGTGATGGTTTGGGTGTTAGATTAGTGTCTGATCCAGAACTGATTATTCCTGATAAAACTTTGTCAATTAATCAAGGAGGAGTTGTATATTTTAAAAATTTCTTAAATACAGACAACCTTGAGTGGCAAAAATTCAAAATTCTTTGCGACTATTATTATATTGATATGAATTTACCAATTGAACAATTAACTGATAAACAAGTTAAAGCAATACTTAGAGGTAGTGCTGAACAAATTGAAATTAAATTATTAAGTAGCAGTGGAAGAAGATATGATTCATATGATTTTATTGAAGGTGTTGCTGATTTAATACAAAGAAGATACTTTGAAACAAAATCTGAAGAAATCAGAAAATGGTATACAAAGTTTATGTCTTCAAGTGTTTGTCAATCATGTGATGGAGCAAGATTAAACCCTACAGCTTTATCAATTAAAATTGCTGATAAAAATATTTTTGATTTTACAAAAATGAGTATTCAAGATGAATTAGAATTTATTTTAAATGTTGAGTTAACACAAACACAAGCTCAAATTGCAAATTTAGTTTTAACTGAAATAACAAATAGAATTAGTTTCTTAAATGAAGTTGGTTTAGGTTATTTAGACTTAGCAAGAACAGCAACAACATTATCTGGTGGTGAAGCTCAAAGAATTAGACTGGCTAAACAAATTGGTAGTCAACTTACAGGTATTTTGTATGTGCTTGATGAACCATCAATTGGATTGCATCAAAGAGATAATGATAAATTAATTAAAACTTTGAAGCATTTACGTGATTTAGGTAATACATTAATTGTTGTTGAGCATGATGAAGACACAATGAAAACAGCTGACTGAATTGTTGATGTTGGTCCTCAAGCAGGAGAACATGGAGGACAAATTACTTTTAGTGGAACGTATGATGAAATACTAAAATCAGACACAATAACAGGTAGGTATTTATCTGGAAAAGAAACAATCCCAGTCCCTAAAAAACGAAGAAGTGGAAATGGCCAAAAAATTGATATTGTAGGTGCTAGAGAAAATAACCTTAAAAATGTTAATGTGTCAATTCCTTTAAATAAATTTATTGCAATTACTGGAGTTAGTGGTAGTGGTAAGTCTACGTTGTTAGAAGATATTATTTACAAAGGAATAAGAAAAAACCTTTCAAGAGAAACTATTGTTACTGGTAAATTTAGTAAAATGAATGGATTAGAAAATATAGATAAAGTTATTTTCATTTCTCAAGAACCTATTGGTAAAACACCAAGATCAAATCCAGCAACTTATACTGGAGTTTTCGATGATATTAGGGACTTATTTACAAACTTACCAGAAGCTAAAATTAGAGGTTATAAAAAAGGTAGATTCTCATTTAATGTACCTGGTGGTAGATGTGAACACTGTTATGGAGATGGTGTTATAACTATTTCAATGCAATTTATGCCAAGTGTTGAAGTTGTTTGTGAAATTTGTGAAGGTAAAAGATATAATGATGAAACTTTACAAGTTAAGTTTAAAGAAAAAACAATTGCTGATGTTTTAAATATGACTGTTGAAACAGCAGCTACTTTCTTTGAAAATATACCTAGTATTAAAGATAAACTAGACACTATTTTAGAAGTTGGTTTAGGTTATATTAGACTAGGACAATCAGCAACAACATTATCTGGTGGTGAAGCTCAAAGGATTAAACTATCAACTTACTTATTAAAAAAACAAACAGGAAAAACAATGTTCTTATTAGACGAACCAACAACTGGTCTACACATTGATGATGTAAAAAGGTTAGTTCATGTTT